A window of the Phaseolus vulgaris cultivar G19833 chromosome 5, P. vulgaris v2.0, whole genome shotgun sequence genome harbors these coding sequences:
- the LOC137834839 gene encoding ASI1-immunoprecipitated protein 1 isoform X2: MESSAEEYSAFEQKVSRTVYFDNLSPQVTESVIRTALDQFATVKNVKFIPNYVGPSNLPQCALVELDSAKKVKEIVSMVGHYSFMMSGMPRPVRAQPAVMEMFDDRPAKPNRKLKVRWLKSTEPDFEVAKELKNLTRKHAAEIEFIRKLQLEEEEKLAKQQEETLKGHYKKFKMIDGIMADKTAHRLARIYNLHVADE, translated from the exons ATGGAATCGTCAGCAGAAGAGTATTCTGCATTTGAACAGAAAGTTAGTAGGACAGTGTACTTTGACAACCTGTCACCACAGGTCACTGAATCTGTGATAAGAACTGCTCTTGACCAGTTTGCCACTGTAAAAAATGTCAAGTTTATTCCCAACTACGTTGGACCTAGCAATCTGCCGCAATGTGCGTTAGTAGAATTAGATTCTGCCAAAAAGGTCAAGGAAATTGTATCAATGGTAGGACATTATTCTTTTATGATGTCTGGGATGCCACGGCCAGTGAGGGCTCAGCCTGCTGTGATGGAAATGTTTGATGATCGGCCAGCAAAGCCTAACAGAAAGTTAAAGGTACGTTGGTTGAAGTCAACTGAACCTGATTTTGAGGTGGCGAAAGAACTAAAGAATCTTACACGCAAACATGCTGCAGAAATAGAATTTATACGCAAA CTGCAActggaagaagaagagaagcTTGCAAAGCAGCAGGAAGAGACGCTTAAAGGGCATTACAAAAAGTTCAAGATGATAGATGGTATTATGGCTGATAAAACTGCCCATCGTTTGGCGAGAATATATAATCTGCATGTTGCAGATGAATGA
- the LOC137834822 gene encoding (+)-borneol dehydrogenase 2-like — MSTTSTLLASTPTPRLLGKVALVTGGASGIGESIVRQFQIHGAKVCIADVQDNLGKQLCESLGGEANVVFIHCDVTIEDDVSRAVDLTVEKFGTLDIIVNNAGISGSPCPDIRDTELSEFDKVLNINMKGVFHGMKHAARIMIPEKKGSIVSLSSVASVLGGIGIHAYTASKHAVVGLTKSVAAELGKHGIRVNCVSPYAVATGLALAHLPEDERTDDALVSFRDFTGRMANLQGVELTPHDVANAVLFLASDEARYISGDNLMVDGGFTSVNHSLHVFR; from the exons ATGTCCACTACCAGTACACTTCTGGCTTCCACTCCAACGCCAAG GTTATTAGGCAAAGTGGCATTGGTCACAGGTGGGGCATCTGGAATTGGAGAAAGCATTGTGCGCCAGTTCCAAATCCATGGTGCTAAAGTATGCATAGCAGATGTGCAAGACAACCTTGGAAAGCAGCTGTGTGAGTCCCTTGGTGGTGAAGCAAATGTTGTCTTTATCCACTGTGATGTTACCATAGAGGATGATGTTTCCCGTGCAGTGGACTTGACTGTTGAAAAATTTGGCACCCTTGACATCATAGTGAACAATGCTGGAATTTCTGGATCACCTTGTCCTGACATCCGTGACACAGAGTTATCAGAATTTGACAAGGTGCTCAACATAAATATGAAGGGGGTGTTTCATGGCATGAAACATGCTGCTAGAATCATGATCCCAGAAAAGAAGGGGTCAATTGTTTCCTTAAGCAGTGTGGCTAGTGTTTTGGGTGGAATAGGAATACATGCATACACAGCATCAAAACATGCTGTTGTGGGGCTGACAAAGAGTGTTGCAGCTGAATTGGGGAAGCATGGTATAAGAGTGAACTGTGTGTCACCTTATGCTGTTGCAACAGGTTTGGCTTTGGCCCATTTGCCTGAGGATGAGAGAACTGATGATGCCTTGGTGAGTTTTCGTGATTTCACTGGGAGAATGGCGAACTTGCAGGGTGTAGAGTTAACTCCTCATGATGTGGCTAATGCTGTTCTCTTCCTTGCAAGTGATGAGGCCAGATATATCAGTGGAGACAATCTCATGGTTGATGGTGGCTTCACCAGTGTAAATCACTCTCTCCATGTTTTTAGATGA
- the LOC137834832 gene encoding large ribosomal subunit protein bL27c, whose protein sequence is MAAASMCMTFNLATAFKGLSLSSSSSSFAGASLRAGPTSLVCLPRRRPLIIENAHKKGAGSTKNGRDSQSKRLGVKIYGDQVAKPGSIIVRQRGTKFHAGKNVGLGKDYTIFSLIDGVVKFEKYGPDRKKVSVYPREVQPENPNSYRVRKREFFRMKRERKKARQDAAVPSPQLVLASADDASITNPMC, encoded by the exons ATGGCTGCAGCTTCAATGTGTATGACTTTCAACCTCGCAACAGCATTCAAAGGTCTCTCcttatcttcttcctcttcctccttcGCCGGAGCTTCTCTCCGCGCCGGCCCCACCTCCCTCGTCTGCCTCCCACGCCGCCGCCCGCTCATCATCGAGAACGCGCACAAGAAGGGAGCGGGAAGCACCAAGAATGGCCGCGACTCGCAGAGCAAGCGCCTCGGTGTCAAGATTTACGGCGACCAGGTTGCCAAGCCCGGTTCCATCATCGTTCGCCAGCGCGGAACCAAG TTTCATGCTGGAAAGAATGTGGGGCTTGGCAAAGACTATACCATCTTCTCCTTGATTGATGGAGTGGTAAAATTTGAGAAATATGGACCTGACAGGAAAAAg GTGAGTGTTTATCCTCGAGAAGTACAACCTGAGAACCCCAACAGCTATAGAGTAAGGAAGAGAGAGTTCTTCAGGATGAAGCGTGAACGCAAGAAAGCTAGACAAGATGCAGCAGTACCTTCACCCCAGCTTGTTCTGGCTTCTGCTGATGATGCATCAATCACTAATCCAATGTGCTGA
- the LOC137834836 gene encoding subtilisin inhibitor 1-like: MAEEKQEQGTNPPQEQPLPRNYMQALGANNPTKTSWPELVGVTAEEAETKIKEEMSEVQIQVVPPDSFVTADFKPKRVRLYVDESNKVIRTPAIG, translated from the exons ATGGCTGAGGAAAAGCAAGAACAAGGGACTAACCCTCCCCAGGAACAACCCTTGCCAA GGAATTACATGCAGGCTTTGGGGGCTAACAATCCTACAAAGACAAGTTGGCCTGAACTGGTTGGTGTCACTGCTGAAGAAGCAGAAACAAAGATAAAAGAAGAGATGAGTGAGGTTCAAATTCAAGTGGTGCCTCCTGACTCTTTTGTCACTGCAGATTTTAAACCTAAGAGAGTTCGATTGTATGTGGATGAATCTAACAAAGTCATAAGGACTCCAGCAATTGGCTAA
- the LOC137834831 gene encoding (+)-borneol dehydrogenase 2-like, which translates to MSTTSILQASSPTPRLSGKVALVTGGASGIGESIVHLFHTHGAKICIVDVQDNLGKQVCESLDDEANVVFFHCDVTVEEDVSRAVDFTVDRFGTLDIIVNNAGISGSPCADIRNAELSEFDKVFSINVKGVFHGMKHAARIMIPKKKGSIVSLCSVASVIGGIGPHAYTGSKYAVLGLTKNVAAELGKHGIRVNCVSPYGVATALSMAHLPEDERTEDALAGFRDFTGRVANLEGVELTTQDVANAVLFLASDDARYISGDNLMVDGGFTSANHSLKVFR; encoded by the exons ATGTCCACTACCAGTATTCTTCAGGCTTCCTCTCCAACTCCAAG GTTATCAGGCAAAGTGGCTTTGGTTACAGGTGGGGCTTCTGGAATTGGAGAAAGCATTGTGCatctcttccacactcatggtGCTAAAATTTGTATAGTTGATGTGCAAGACAACCTTGGAAAGCAGGTGTGTGAGTCCCTTGATGATGAAGCAAATGTTGTTTTTTTCCATTGTGATGTTACTGTGGAGGAAGATGTTTCCCGTGCAGTGGACTTCACTGTGGATAGATTTGGCACCCTTGACATCATAGTCAACAATGCTGGAATTTCTGGATCACCTTGTGCTGACATCCGCAATGcagagttgtcagaatttgacaagGTGTTTAGTATAAATGTGAAGGGAGTGTTCCACGGGATGAAACATGCTGCTAGAATTATGATCCCAAAGAAGAAGGGCTCAATTGTTTCTTTATGCAGTGTGGCAAGTGTCATAGGTGGCATTGGACCACATGCATACACAGGTTCCAAATATGCTGTTCTGGGGCTGACAAAGAATGTTGCAGCTGAATTGGGAAAACATGGCATAAGAGTGAATTGTGTGTCACCTTATGGTGTTGCAACAGCTTTGTCAATGGCCCATTTGCCTGAGGATGAAAGAACTGAGGATGCCTTGGCTGGTTTTCGTGATTTTACTGGTAgagtggccaacttggagggaGTAGAGTTAACTACTCAAGATGTGGCTAATGCTGTGCTATTCCTTGCAAGTGATGATGCAAGATATATAAGTGGAGACAATCTCATGGTTGATGGAGGCTTCACCAGTGCAAATCACTCACTCAAAGTTTTTAGATGA
- the LOC137834839 gene encoding ASI1-immunoprecipitated protein 1 isoform X1, with amino-acid sequence MESSAEEYSAFEQKVSRTVYFDNLSPQVTESVIRTALDQFATVKNVKFIPNYVGPSNLPQCALVELDSAKKVKEIVSMVGHYSFMMSGMPRPVRAQPAVMEMFDDRPAKPNRKLKVRWLKSTEPDFEVAKELKNLTRKHAAEIEFIRKVSSFLLQLEEEEKLAKQQEETLKGHYKKFKMIDGIMADKTAHRLARIYNLHVADE; translated from the exons ATGGAATCGTCAGCAGAAGAGTATTCTGCATTTGAACAGAAAGTTAGTAGGACAGTGTACTTTGACAACCTGTCACCACAGGTCACTGAATCTGTGATAAGAACTGCTCTTGACCAGTTTGCCACTGTAAAAAATGTCAAGTTTATTCCCAACTACGTTGGACCTAGCAATCTGCCGCAATGTGCGTTAGTAGAATTAGATTCTGCCAAAAAGGTCAAGGAAATTGTATCAATGGTAGGACATTATTCTTTTATGATGTCTGGGATGCCACGGCCAGTGAGGGCTCAGCCTGCTGTGATGGAAATGTTTGATGATCGGCCAGCAAAGCCTAACAGAAAGTTAAAGGTACGTTGGTTGAAGTCAACTGAACCTGATTTTGAGGTGGCGAAAGAACTAAAGAATCTTACACGCAAACATGCTGCAGAAATAGAATTTATACGCAAAGTAAGTTCATTCCTG CTGCAActggaagaagaagagaagcTTGCAAAGCAGCAGGAAGAGACGCTTAAAGGGCATTACAAAAAGTTCAAGATGATAGATGGTATTATGGCTGATAAAACTGCCCATCGTTTGGCGAGAATATATAATCTGCATGTTGCAGATGAATGA
- the LOC137834837 gene encoding protein trichome birefringence-like 38 — translation MVGMKKIEKCWVLGVVCVWGWVCVVSGGSVDELGCNMYEGEWVWDDSYPLYDSAKCPNIRSEFDCIKYGRPDHLYLKYRWQPTNCNLPRFDGKEFLTKLKGKQIMFVGDSVSLNQWQSLICLLHSSVPPTQLLVQGDDINVTNYTFPEYEVSVLVSHSTHLVDIEEEKIGRVLKLDSIKSGSIWKNMDILVFNTWLWWYRRGPKQPWDYIQIGDKIVKDMDRMEAFRIGLTTWGKWVDADVDTTKTKVLFQGISPFHYHGTEWNEPGVTNCAKETMPVNGSTYPSGLPKALFVVEDVLKGITKPVHLLNITTLSQLRKDAHPSSYNIFKGMDCTHWCVAGLTDTWNQLLSVQVTS, via the exons ATGGTGGGAATGAAGAAGATAGAGAAGTGTTGGGTTTTGGGAGTGGTGTGTGTGTGGGGATGGGTGTGTGTGGTGAGTGGTGGAAGTGTTGATGAATTGGGTTGCAACATGTATGAAGGAGAATGGGTGTGGGATGATTCTTATCCTCTCTATGACTCTGCAAAATGTCCCAACATTCGTTCTGAGTTTGATTGCATCAAATATGGTCGCCCTGATCATCTCTACCTCAAATACAGATGGCAACCCACCAATTGCAACCTACCAAG ATTTGATGGGAAAGAGTTTTTGACAAAACTTAAGGGGAAGCAGATCATGTTTGTAGGAGATTCAGTGAGTCTCAACCAATGGCAATCACTAATCTGCTTGCTTCATTCTTCTGTGCCTCCAACTCAATTATTAGTGCAGGGTGATGACATAAATGTGACTAACTACACATTCCCG GAATACGAAGTTTCAGTGCTTGTTTCTCATTCTACACATTTGGTTGACATTGAAGAGGAAAAAATTGGTCGAGTCCTGAAGCTTGATTCCATCAAGAGTGGAAGCATATGGAAAAACATGGACATTTTGGTTTTCAACACTTGGCTTTGGTGGTACCGCAGAGGCCCCAAGCAACC ATGGGATTATATTCAAATAGGTGACAAGATAGTGAAAGACATGGATCGCATGGAAGCTTTCagaattggtttgacaacatgggGCAAATGGGTCGATGCAGACGTAGATACAACCAAAACCAAAGTTCTTTTCCAAGGAATTTCTCCTTTCCATTACCA TGGCACTGAGTGGAATGAGCCAGGAGTGACAAACTGTGCAAAGGAGACAATGCCAGTAAATGGATCAACTTACCCTTCTGGATTGCCAAAAGCATTATTTGTAGTGGAAGATGTGTTGAAGGGCATAACCAAACCTGTTCATCTGCTTAACATTACAACACTGTCACAGTTGAGAAAAGATGCACATCCTAGTTCTTACAACATCTTCAAAGGCATGGACTGTACTCATTGGTGTGTAGCAGGGTTGACAGATACATGGAATCAATTATTGTCTGTACAAGTAACAAGTTAG
- the LOC137834834 gene encoding uncharacterized protein: MVQRKVPSKLGIQAEHVKSDKRLANMKLSSSQHQDGKSRGADMKKKMRKSRSIKLSDLEVLQSSSSPPPSRRSLSQPGKPPPLHTPTTTASASASPQKQQPLLRTTDASPNYMKPTSSSHAKKELFPVSHRNPQSGSDFKNLPRKFSTDSKAVCAKKPAKALARSSSLSLVRTLTKTTTFKASRTCSRKSSRAVMCADMTAPQRATCSSTLKDSKFPSYLMLSHGATESEGTSAMKVCPYTYCSLNGHHHVDLPPLKSFMSARRRLLKTQKRAKLEALSPPRLKVPLQIDKKDSDVEQSVSEEKPACDEIDIDIFIEIYANEKDAKPTGAEEMGRRDFLKEIEDEADNKSSIEDNGIAASEIGIPSPSVREIDLEEELIKPFDDVAKEVDTKGEFLQEQNSQDADEDHQPIVWCHEEMSMGSYCSDGEQDMGDVDMDDPDSRTYEMEWKEERFCGFDHEEDADSSVYTEEDSDSKVESSSESSHDVSVTWLDDILGSYYEHFLVDETHKEAKSEESTHFEDTNGSVETEEVEYSPIGTDRDQTPFTEEIFEYMTNAQDNGGEDDKHVDQETIDYTQCQKMSETGTVDETSEDGYSSSLENNDEGNKMESQIELVDVSEESNMADGDQDLLAKDQGKGRRIQRTSCIGDEEESTSKNWKVAIRRKRAVEDDEEMRKFNPKEPNFLPLVPEPEKEKVDLRHQMMDERKNSEEWMLDCALRQAVTKLAPARKKKVALLVEAFETVIPAPKCENRVRSNSAFGHAGRIQACS; the protein is encoded by the coding sequence ATGGTTCAAAGAAAGGTTCCTAGCAAGCTTGGAATCCAAGCTGAACATGTTAAATCAGACAAGAGGTTGGCAAACATGAAGCTATCTTCATCTCAGCACCAAGATGGCAAAAGTAGAGGGGCTgatatgaagaagaaaatgagaaaatcaAGGTCAATAAAGCTTTCTGATCTCGAGGTTCttcaatcatcatcatcaccaccaCCTTCAAGGAGAAGCTTGTCTCAACCGGGAAAGCCACCTCCTCTTCACACTCCAACGACTACAGCATCAGCATCAGCATCACCTCAGAAGCAGCAACCTTTGCTCAGAACAACAGATGCTTCACCCAATTACATGAAGCCAACAAGCAGTTCACATGCAAAAAAGGAACTTTTCCCGGTAAGCCACAGGAACCCTCAATCTGGTTCTGATTTCAAGAATCTTCCAAGAAAATTTTCCACAGATTCCAAAGCTGTCTGTGCTAAAAAACCTGCCAAAGCCTTGGCAAGATCGTCTAGTCTGAGTTTGGTGAGAACATTGACCAAAACCACTACTTTCAAGGCTTCTAGAACCTGTTCTAGAAAATCCTCCAGGGCTGTTATGTGTGCAGATATGACTGCACCACAGAGAGCCACTTGTTCTTCAACTTTGAAGGACTCAAAGTTCCCTTCGTACCTCATGCTTAGCCACGGGGCAACCGAGTCAGAGGGAACTTCAGCCATGAAGGTTTGCCCTTACACATATTGTTCCCTTAATGGTCATCATCATGTTGATTTGCCACCATTGAAGAGCTTCATGTCAGCAAGGAGGCGCCTTCTGAAGACGCAGAAGCGCGCCAAGCTTGAAGCACTCAGCCCTCCGAGACTGAAGGTTCCCCTTCAGATAGATAAGAAGGACTCTGATGTTGAGCAGAGTGTTTCTGAGGAAAAACCTGCTTGTGATGAAATTGACATTGATATCTTCATTGAAATCTATGCCAATGAAAAGGATGCAAAACCAACCGGAGCGGAAGAAATGGGGAGAAGAGATTTTCTCAAAGAGATTGAGGATGAAGCAGATAACAAGTCATCGATTGAAGATAATGGCATAGCAGCAAGTGAAATCGGTATTCCTTCTCCCTCTGTACGTGAAATTGATCTTGAGGAGGAATTGATAAAACCCTTTGATGACGTTGCAAAGGAAGTAGATACCAAGGGAGAATTTCTCCAAGAACAAAATTCACAAGATGCAGATGAAGATCACCAACCTATTGTCTGGTGTCATGAAGAAATGAGTATGGGAAGCTACTGCAGCGATGGGGAACAGGATATGGGGGATGTTGATATGGATGATCCTGATTCCAGAACCTATGAAATGGAGTGGAAGGAGGAGAGATTTTGCGGATTCGATCACGAAGAGGATGCTGATTCTTCCGTTTACACAGAAGAGGACAGCGACTCAAAAGTTGAGTCCTCATCAGAGAGTTCTCATGATGTGTCAGTGACATGGTTAGATGATATCCTTGGTAGCTATTATGAGCACTTTCTGGTTGATGAAACACACAAAGAAGCCAAGTCAGAAGAAAGCACCCATTTTGAAGATACAAATGGAAGCGTTGAAACTGAAGAAGTTGAGTACTCCCCCATAGGTACTGATCGTGACCAAACTCCATTTACAGAGGAAATATTTGAGTATATGACCAATGCACAAGATAATGGTGGAGAAGATGATAAGCATGTGGATCAAGAGACAATTGACTACACACAGTGTCAGAAGATGAGTGAAACTGGCACAGTTGACGAGACAAGTGAAGATGGATACTCTAGCAGCCTAGAGAACAATGATGAGGGAAATAAAATGGAGAGCCAAATTGAATTGGTGGATGTGTCTGAGGAAAGTAACATGGCTGATGGAGATCAGGATTTGTTGGCAAAAGACCAAGGTAAAGGTAGAAGGATCCAAAGAACAAGTTGCATAGGTGATGAAGAGGAAAGCACAAGCAAGAATTGGAAAGTTGCAATTAGGAGAAAGAGGGCTGTTGAAGATGATGAGGAAATGAGAAAGTTCAACCCCaaagagccaaatttcctgcCCTTGGTTCCTGAAccagaaaaagaaaaggttgaTCTGAGGCATCAAATGATGGATGAGAGAAAGAATTCAGAGGAATGGATGCTTGATTGTGCACTCAGACAAGCTGTGACAAAACTTGCACCAGCTAGGAAGAAGAAGGTGGCACTGCTAGTTGAAGCCTTTGAAACCGtgattccagcacccaaatgtGAAAACCGTGTGAGAAGCAATTCAGCATTTGGTCATGCAGGAAGAATTCAAGCTTGTAGCTGA